The window CTATGATGCGCATGCTTCGTGTTCTATCAGCTTACATAAACGTGTGCTTTAAATCAACAATTGTTTTtgttcatatttgttttatcgTTTGACGTATGGCATTGTATGAAAATATCAGCAGTAACGCACAAAAACTGTCCTTACATATTGTTcttcgtattttattatttgtaacaatactgtttaatgatgatgaatattCTTGACCAATTATTATTgacttcacaaaaataaagtcGGCCTTATAATGTTTCATTTGTTCATTATCGTTTTTATTAGCTTCAGGTCATGTACTGCTGATCATGTCTGTCCCCCGAAGACTCCCAGATTTACTTCTACATGcccattacataatatatttttatttcagatcGGTTTGGGCGTGTTCTTCAAGTTGAAAGACTCTGGTCCAATAAGTGGTGCTATGAACTTCTTGCCAATCGTATCTTTGATATTAGTTGTCTTCGGATATAGTGCAGGTATGTTATTGAATATAAGCTTACGTTAGCCTATTCTTATCTTTATTAGTAAAAGGTAAATACTATAAAGGTATAATGCGATAGTCGCACGAACCCGTTGCATATTTTGGGTACGGgcagtataaatagtttttgtcgGTTCCCGCAGTGGAAGggactttaataaatattttgacaacgTGAAAAGTAAATGTACATACGTGGAAGCGGATGTACGGAGCGAGATGGAAGTGAAATTTcaaccaagctccttaaataaaaatccgGTTGATGCAGCCGGTTTTAACAGATTGGTTTGGAAATCTGGGAaggcctgtgttcagcagtggacttctaaACGCTGTAAAAGAAGAGATATACTAAAATCGTGCAcgttattataaatactgtaTGTCAAGCTTtaacatattacattttaacGTCACCGACACTGAAGATTTGCGAGTTATTAGGAATATCTAATTTGTCTAGTAGTAAGAAGTAGGCAAAGAAAATGCGTCTCCTGGTAGTAAGGGGTCTTGTTTAGAACACCCATAACTACAACCAAAGGTGTAAAAATCTTGTAGAACGGGAATTGGAAGCAAGTAGTAATAATAGATGTATTCGACTTACTACATCGCCAGGCCGCACGATATATATTTCCATATAAGTGAGTAATATGTTAATGCATCATAAAACTTTCCTATTCCAGGCGTTGGCTCCCTAGTCTGGGTGTTGACTGCAGAACTCTTCGAGGACTCCGCGCGAGGCATCGGGATCTGCCTCTCCAGCGTTCTCTCTTACATCTCCTTATTCCTCATGACGAAGTATTTTGAGCAAATGGTCACAGCCATCGGCCCTGCAGTAACCTACTGGATCTTCAGCGTTAACGGTGTCATTTTCACATTGTTTATCCTGTTTTGCATTCCTGAGACGAAGGGGAAGAGTTTCTCCGAAATCCAGATTGCTCTGGGCGCTAAAGATAGGAATATAGCAGAGGAAAAGACTAAATGTTGAGCTATTCGGCCTAAATTTTTTGAGTTTCTTAGTATCTATCTTAGGAACCGCTTGCACATGATTAAAATGCTACTGAAATTAATCGCGTGAAATGAAGACACTGCATAGTTGATGTGTTTGACTGCGAGTTTGTTTCAATAAGCGTACGGTTTTGCAAGCGATTGCCAACAGAAATACCATTTTTAAGAATAGCTATAATAACGTTCTCAACAAAAATCgctgaaataacaaaacataattatatgatttttaagtGATTCATTCAAAGTGACCTTTAAGAAAACTCAGCAGTTATTTAAGGCGATAAAATTtcgtcattttaaattttaaaggccgaaacaagtattggcaagtaaagaatttaaattcacgtctagttagtgattagttctcgcagttgaaagaaaaacgtaaaaataattaataatcatggatatttcggcctttaaaatttcgtcatattaaatttgaatgttatcataatgttaaatgaaaatggaccttgaggtatcgccttaagactTTTTTATGTGCACCGTTTATGCAGTAAGGCGGACATTTTACTGGTGAATAAATTTCTGTGATATGGTATTAGagtggatattttt of the Manduca sexta isolate Smith_Timp_Sample1 unplaced genomic scaffold, JHU_Msex_v1.0 HiC_scaffold_1986, whole genome shotgun sequence genome contains:
- the LOC119191839 gene encoding facilitated trehalose transporter Tret1-like, whose protein sequence is MFHLFIIVFISFRSCTADHVCPPKTPRFTSTCPLHNIFLFQIGLGVFFKLKDSGPISGAMNFLPIVSLILVVFGYSAGVGSLVWVLTAELFEDSARGIGICLSSVLSYISLFLMTKYFEQMVTAIGPAVTYWIFSVNGVIFTLFILFCIPETKGKSFSEIQIALGAKDRNIAEEKTKC